The nucleotide window CTGATCCATCCCTTCATTAACTCGATGCCTTTTATGAGCGGAGTTTTTGGTTCCCATCCCAGCACCCGTTTAGCTTTCGAGTAATCACACACAAGTTTTGGAATTTCACTCTGCAGATGGATGTGCTCAACATGCCTGAT belongs to Methanosarcinales archaeon and includes:
- a CDS encoding NAD-dependent dehydratase, with product QAAYSDEANGEILNAGLGEDITVNDLAALICKDEGQIRHVEHIHLQSEIPKLVCDYSKAKRVLGWEPKTPLIKGIELMKGWIRSQ